The following are encoded together in the Syntrophomonadaceae bacterium genome:
- a CDS encoding U32 family peptidase, translating to MDKLKRPPELLAPAGDLEKLKIAFNFGADAVYLAGKKLGLRAAANNFSTEEMASGIGIAKRLGKRVYVAVNIYAHNKDLDDLPEYLAELSSLGVDGLIVSDPGIIRLVLENAPGLPLHLSTQANSTNWSSALFWASVGVKRLVLARELALSEIAEISAQINKNRSDIELEGFVHGAMCIAYSGRCLLSNYFTGRSANKGECTHPCRWRYYLMEQTRPGVYLPIEEDDRGAYIMSSRDLCMLEHIPELVNSGLVSLKIEGRMKSIHYVASVVNAYRYAIDNFMNNPDYRIDHWLLAEVRKAGTRGFSTGFYFGRPTFEGQEYEKSARDDVDFVGIVKECEPKKERVIIEQRNHFAIGDLLEVLEPSKKPWSLALEYMEDMSGNPIVKAPHPQQLVVIRHSGIIPPNALIRKILK from the coding sequence ATGGATAAACTTAAAAGACCTCCGGAATTGCTTGCTCCCGCTGGCGATCTGGAGAAATTAAAAATAGCCTTTAATTTTGGTGCAGATGCGGTCTACCTGGCAGGGAAAAAACTAGGCCTCCGGGCCGCAGCAAATAACTTCTCCACAGAGGAGATGGCTTCGGGTATTGGAATAGCGAAGAGATTGGGTAAGCGTGTTTATGTGGCGGTTAATATTTACGCCCATAATAAAGATCTCGATGACCTGCCCGAGTATCTTGCGGAGTTATCATCTCTAGGTGTTGACGGGCTGATTGTATCCGATCCCGGAATAATCAGGCTTGTTTTAGAGAATGCGCCCGGTCTGCCTTTGCATTTGAGTACCCAGGCAAATTCAACGAACTGGTCCAGCGCATTATTTTGGGCCAGCGTTGGAGTAAAACGCCTGGTTCTGGCGAGAGAACTTGCGCTTTCTGAGATTGCAGAAATATCGGCCCAAATTAACAAGAACAGGTCTGACATTGAATTGGAAGGGTTCGTTCATGGGGCTATGTGCATTGCATATTCCGGCCGGTGTTTACTGAGTAATTATTTTACCGGAAGAAGCGCAAATAAAGGAGAGTGCACCCATCCCTGCCGTTGGCGTTATTATCTGATGGAGCAAACAAGGCCGGGGGTATACCTGCCCATTGAAGAAGATGACCGCGGGGCTTATATTATGAGCTCAAGGGATCTGTGTATGCTGGAACACATCCCTGAGCTGGTCAATTCTGGATTGGTTAGCCTGAAAATTGAAGGCCGGATGAAGAGTATTCATTATGTTGCATCTGTTGTTAATGCCTACCGCTATGCCATTGACAATTTCATGAATAATCCGGATTATAGAATTGACCACTGGCTGCTCGCAGAGGTAAGAAAAGCCGGAACCAGAGGTTTTTCAACAGGCTTTTATTTTGGCCGGCCTACTTTTGAGGGGCAGGAATATGAAAAGAGTGCCAGAGATGATGTTGATTTTGTAGGGATAGTTAAGGAATGCGAACCGAAAAAGGAACGAGTTATTATTGAACAACGTAACCATTTTGCAATTGGAGATCTGCTGGAGGTTCTGGAGCCCAGTAAGAAGCCCTGGTCATTAGCTTTAGAGTATATGGAGGATATGAGCGGGAATCCTATTGTAAAGGCGCCCCACCCACAGCAACTGGTAGTTATCAGGCACTCTGGAATAATACCCCCCAATGCTTTGATACGAAAGATTTTGAAATAG
- the mltG gene encoding endolytic transglycosylase MltG, translating to MKINPIAFKEDAASQAKQEIPRANGRALAVLGVLIVLLFSLVSRNFYIEMLKPVNMSPVPAITVSIPASASANKIASILEQHDLIRNKAVFLLYLRFSGQDTQLKAGEYALSQSDSVQRIVEIIVSGQVVTYPFTIPEGFTLKQIAATLAEKGFIDQEKFLAVAANASFDYWFLEGVPKGSARLEGFLFPDTYRIPRGFTEKQIIDLMLKRFEQVFSEEYRHIAEGAGMTVLEVVTLASIIEKETKLDEERPVVSGVFHNRLAENWRLESCATIQYLLGEPKERLTLKDLAIDSKYNTYKNLGLPPGPIASPGKASIVAALNPADVDYMFFLVKQDGTHAFAQTLAEHNRNKKKYLGR from the coding sequence TTGAAAATAAATCCCATTGCTTTTAAAGAAGATGCAGCGTCACAGGCAAAACAAGAAATACCACGGGCTAACGGGAGAGCTTTGGCTGTGCTGGGAGTTCTGATCGTGCTTTTATTTTCTTTGGTGTCACGCAATTTTTATATTGAAATGCTTAAGCCCGTTAATATGAGCCCTGTCCCGGCCATTACAGTAAGTATTCCTGCCAGTGCAAGCGCCAATAAAATAGCTTCAATACTTGAACAGCATGATTTGATTAGAAACAAAGCTGTCTTCCTTTTGTATCTTCGTTTCTCCGGGCAGGATACTCAATTAAAGGCAGGGGAGTACGCTCTGTCTCAATCAGATTCTGTTCAGCGTATTGTAGAAATAATTGTATCAGGACAAGTAGTCACCTATCCCTTTACCATTCCTGAGGGATTCACGTTAAAGCAGATTGCTGCTACTTTGGCAGAGAAAGGATTTATTGATCAAGAAAAGTTTTTAGCTGTTGCTGCTAATGCCAGCTTCGATTACTGGTTTTTAGAGGGGGTTCCTAAGGGCAGTGCCAGGCTGGAAGGCTTTTTATTTCCTGATACCTATAGAATTCCAAGAGGATTTACTGAAAAGCAGATTATAGACCTGATGCTGAAACGATTTGAGCAGGTCTTTTCCGAAGAATATCGCCATATAGCAGAGGGCGCAGGGATGACTGTATTAGAAGTTGTTACTTTAGCCTCTATTATAGAAAAAGAGACCAAATTAGATGAGGAGCGTCCAGTTGTATCTGGTGTTTTCCATAATCGACTGGCTGAAAATTGGCGCCTGGAATCTTGTGCAACAATCCAGTACCTATTGGGGGAACCAAAAGAAAGGCTCACTCTCAAGGATTTGGCAATAGATTCTAAATATAATACCTATAAAAACCTGGGCTTACCGCCTGGTCCCATTGCTTCTCCTGGTAAGGCCTCAATAGTTGCAGCTCTAAACCCTGCTGACGTGGACTATATGTTTTTTTTAGTAAAACAAGATGGAACCCATGCTTTTGCCCAAACCCTGGCTGAACACAATAGAAATAAAAAGAAGTATTTGGGGAGATAG